From a single Abditibacteriota bacterium genomic region:
- a CDS encoding DUF4981 domain-containing protein, with product MKDYENPQITGLNRLEPRSRYYPYGSVEDALYDRPSDRVRSLNGVWDVLFFDSPGLVGEETLRRITAADPAAGDEADEPDCDCDCGCGDEDLGWEKLTVPSSWQMEDTGYKPHYTNVMYPFPLDPPRVPTDNPVCFYKRSFTVDYENDFEKLYLRFEGVDSAFYLWVNGISVGFSKGSRIPAEFDVTDYVAPGENNITVQVFQWSDGSYVEDQDMWWLSGIFRDVYLIYRRDTCLWDAHITTGFDGSYDNAALTVDYDVRGEGAGRVVFELFDRDGALVTSEETDPADSWQTEVSSPEKWSAENPALYTLVISLLDRGGALIEAVPFRIGFRQVELKGGNLLVNGAPVIFKGVNRHEINPITGRALTEDMMKEDILLMKRLNVNAVRTSHYSNDPRWLELCDRYGLYLIDECDLEAHGVFFAIPYTESEFNLSDDPEWQNAYVDRMERMVHRDKNHPSVILFSLGNESGTGVNQQAMVRAAKAICPDIPIHYEGDYHIEYADVYSRMYPSVDFVEGIGKGLTGEAAEKFGFPEGYEDKPFIMCEYCHAMGNGPGELTDYVELFYKYDRLQGGFIWEWVDHGLLEFTEEGEPYYAYGGDFGDAPNDGNFVCDGLVFPDRTPSPGAIEYKKVIEPVKLYAVDLSKKLFRCENRYDFSDLSHLFMTWKVECDGETVYSGVSPVPDAAPRSSCEFTLDYTAPSKLRRDKNYVLTVSLLLAADTLWAKAGHTVAWQQFVLQEAEPVAFAAGNGDVEILESDEQYMIMGNDFEIGISKYDGCPDYYAVGGRVMISGALKLNFWRASTDNDRGWGSMKKLLDLHWDKLQHRVESIEAEGDEELVTVTVRTTVAAPVHHSGYRCTYVYDVNSDGEIRVRVSGEPFGKLPDRLPRIGVTTCLPAELDCFKWYGRGPGESYCDSHEANGFGLWESDTDGLFTNYIMPQENGTRSDVKWLEICDIHHQGFAIYGQPSFMFSAHRYTAMDLEKARHTYELEPREDIVLNIDYRQQGIGSHSCGPMLQEKYVLKPEAFEFGFIIKPLI from the coding sequence ATGAAAGATTATGAAAATCCCCAAATCACGGGCCTGAACCGGCTGGAACCCCGCAGCCGGTACTATCCCTACGGCTCGGTGGAGGACGCCCTTTACGACCGTCCCTCCGACCGGGTGCGCAGCCTCAACGGAGTCTGGGACGTACTGTTTTTCGACTCGCCCGGACTGGTGGGCGAGGAGACCCTCCGGCGGATCACCGCTGCGGACCCCGCGGCGGGGGACGAGGCCGATGAGCCTGACTGCGACTGCGATTGCGGCTGCGGCGACGAGGATCTGGGCTGGGAAAAGCTCACGGTCCCTTCCAGCTGGCAGATGGAGGACACGGGCTACAAGCCTCACTACACCAACGTCATGTATCCCTTCCCCCTGGATCCTCCCAGGGTCCCCACGGACAACCCGGTCTGCTTTTACAAGCGCAGCTTTACCGTGGATTATGAGAACGATTTTGAGAAGCTGTATCTGCGCTTTGAAGGGGTGGACAGCGCCTTTTATCTGTGGGTAAACGGCATCAGCGTCGGCTTTTCCAAGGGAAGCCGGATCCCCGCCGAGTTTGACGTCACCGACTATGTGGCTCCCGGCGAAAACAACATCACCGTGCAGGTCTTTCAGTGGTCCGACGGGTCCTACGTGGAAGACCAGGATATGTGGTGGCTGTCGGGCATATTCAGAGACGTGTATCTCATCTACCGCCGGGACACCTGCCTGTGGGACGCCCATATCACGACCGGGTTTGACGGCAGCTATGACAACGCCGCCCTGACTGTGGACTACGACGTCAGGGGCGAGGGAGCAGGCCGGGTGGTCTTTGAGCTCTTTGACAGGGACGGCGCCCTGGTGACCAGCGAGGAGACGGACCCTGCGGACAGCTGGCAGACGGAGGTCAGTTCGCCGGAAAAATGGTCTGCGGAGAACCCCGCCCTCTACACTCTGGTCATCAGCCTGCTGGACAGGGGAGGGGCCCTCATAGAGGCGGTGCCCTTCCGGATAGGCTTCCGGCAGGTGGAGCTGAAGGGCGGCAATCTGCTGGTCAACGGCGCGCCCGTGATCTTCAAGGGCGTGAACAGGCATGAGATCAACCCCATCACCGGCAGGGCGCTGACCGAGGATATGATGAAGGAAGACATCCTGCTCATGAAGCGCCTGAACGTCAACGCCGTCAGGACCTCCCACTATTCCAACGATCCCCGCTGGCTGGAGCTGTGCGACCGGTACGGCCTGTATCTCATAGACGAATGCGATCTGGAGGCCCACGGAGTCTTTTTTGCCATCCCCTACACCGAGTCGGAGTTCAACCTGTCCGACGACCCCGAGTGGCAGAACGCCTACGTGGACAGGATGGAGCGCATGGTCCACAGAGACAAAAATCACCCTTCGGTGATCCTCTTCTCCCTGGGCAACGAGTCGGGCACCGGCGTCAATCAGCAGGCCATGGTCAGGGCGGCCAAGGCCATATGCCCGGACATCCCCATACATTATGAGGGAGACTATCACATAGAATACGCCGACGTGTACAGCCGCATGTATCCCTCCGTGGACTTTGTGGAAGGCATCGGCAAGGGGCTGACGGGAGAAGCGGCGGAAAAATTCGGCTTCCCCGAAGGCTATGAGGACAAGCCCTTTATCATGTGCGAATACTGCCACGCCATGGGCAACGGCCCCGGCGAGCTGACGGACTACGTGGAGCTGTTTTACAAATACGACCGGCTCCAGGGCGGCTTTATCTGGGAGTGGGTGGACCACGGTCTGCTGGAATTCACCGAAGAAGGCGAGCCCTACTACGCCTACGGCGGAGACTTTGGCGACGCGCCCAACGACGGCAACTTTGTGTGCGACGGCCTGGTGTTCCCGGACAGGACTCCTTCCCCCGGCGCCATCGAATACAAAAAGGTGATAGAGCCGGTGAAGCTCTATGCCGTGGACCTCTCGAAGAAGCTCTTCAGATGCGAGAACAGATATGACTTTTCGGACCTGTCCCACCTCTTCATGACCTGGAAGGTGGAGTGCGACGGCGAGACCGTGTATTCCGGCGTCAGCCCGGTGCCCGACGCGGCTCCCCGGTCCTCCTGCGAGTTCACTCTGGACTACACCGCGCCCTCCAAGCTGCGCAGGGACAAAAACTACGTACTGACCGTCTCGCTGCTGCTGGCAGCCGACACCCTGTGGGCAAAGGCCGGCCACACCGTGGCCTGGCAGCAGTTCGTCCTGCAGGAGGCGGAGCCCGTGGCCTTTGCGGCCGGCAACGGCGACGTGGAGATACTGGAGAGCGACGAGCAGTATATGATCATGGGCAACGACTTTGAGATAGGCATTTCCAAATACGACGGCTGCCCGGACTATTACGCCGTGGGCGGCAGGGTCATGATCAGCGGCGCCCTGAAGCTGAACTTCTGGCGGGCCTCCACCGACAACGACAGAGGCTGGGGCTCCATGAAGAAGCTGCTGGACCTGCACTGGGACAAGCTGCAGCACAGAGTGGAGTCCATCGAGGCGGAAGGCGACGAAGAACTGGTCACCGTCACGGTCAGGACCACGGTGGCGGCGCCGGTGCATCACTCCGGCTACCGGTGTACTTACGTCTATGACGTGAATTCCGACGGCGAGATCAGGGTGCGGGTGTCCGGAGAGCCCTTTGGCAAGCTGCCGGACCGGCTGCCCAGGATAGGCGTCACCACCTGCCTGCCGGCGGAGCTGGACTGCTTCAAGTGGTACGGCAGAGGCCCCGGCGAATCCTATTGCGACTCTCACGAAGCCAACGGCTTCGGGCTCTGGGAGTCGGATACCGACGGGCTCTTCACCAACTATATCATGCCCCAGGAAAACGGCACCCGCAGCGACGTGAAATGGCTGGAGATCTGCGACATACACCATCAGGGCTTTGCCATCTACGGCCAGCCTTCCTTTATGTTCTCCGCCCATCGCTACACGGCCATGGACCTGGAAAAGGCGCGGCATACCTATGAGCTGGAGCCCCGGGAGGATATAGTGCTGAACATAGACTACAGACAGCAGGGCATAGGCTCCCATTCCTGCGGACCCATGCTGCAGGAAAAATACGTGCTGAAGCCCGAGGCCTTTGAGTTCGGCTTTATCATCAAGCCTCTCATATGA
- a CDS encoding epoxyqueuosine reductase has protein sequence MTERRSAPLPPGLREAFPGCRSLICVAVRLEPLVTDREYSVAFSGLAPDYHGQVTEACRAAAAGAVLCDHVPFSEKELAARAGLGFVARNGLLWSDSMEAFPYLGEVVSEDPPGDPPGPAPLRRCPEGGCPGTPCSACPALAGGFRRELCVSHITQKGGPFSREETERIGARLYGCDDCQTGCVMYRRTPRVTPMPPLEYWIDLSREEYARVRGRYPFLWIGRNRVRRNALCVACNLGLPDAKERVGRALGDPSATVSRTAEALMERIQ, from the coding sequence ATGACCGAACGCCGGTCCGCGCCGCTGCCTCCCGGGCTGCGGGAAGCCTTTCCCGGCTGCCGGTCGCTGATATGCGTGGCGGTGAGGCTCGAGCCCCTGGTGACGGACCGGGAATACAGCGTGGCCTTTTCCGGGCTGGCTCCCGACTATCACGGACAGGTAACGGAGGCCTGCCGCGCCGCGGCTGCCGGCGCCGTCCTGTGCGACCACGTTCCCTTCAGCGAAAAGGAGCTGGCCGCCCGGGCGGGCCTGGGCTTCGTGGCCCGGAACGGCCTGCTGTGGAGCGACAGCATGGAGGCCTTTCCCTATCTGGGAGAGGTGGTCTCGGAGGACCCTCCCGGTGACCCTCCCGGGCCGGCTCCCCTTCGGCGCTGTCCGGAGGGAGGCTGTCCCGGCACCCCCTGCAGCGCCTGTCCCGCTTTGGCGGGGGGCTTCAGGAGAGAGCTGTGCGTCAGCCACATCACCCAGAAGGGCGGGCCCTTTTCCCGGGAAGAGACCGAGAGGATAGGCGCCCGGCTCTACGGCTGCGACGACTGCCAGACGGGCTGCGTCATGTATCGCCGGACCCCCCGGGTGACGCCCATGCCGCCTCTGGAATACTGGATAGACCTGTCCCGGGAGGAATACGCCCGGGTGAGAGGCCGGTATCCCTTTTTGTGGATAGGCCGGAACAGGGTGAGGCGCAACGCCCTGTGCGTGGCCTGCAATCTGGGCCTGCCGGATGCGAAGGAACGGGTCGGCAGGGCCCTCGGCGACCCCTCCGCCACCGTGTCGCGGACGGCGGAGGCCCTTATGGAAAGAATACAATAA
- a CDS encoding insulinase family protein produces MKRRFSVTAGTKEFTLDNGLTVLLKEDRSAPLVTCQLWFAAGAADEPEGLWGAAHLIEHLLFRSTRDFPDGELTRRLRLAGGAENAATGHDYTYYWTALPSESLELALAGMGGRFFPLFREDELKKELGIVLSEMEGEEDDPAGSLYRLMLRKAYSVSPYGRPVIGRREDLESMTPEGLRSFFDRYYTPSNAALVLVGDTDEARALGLAEKYFGGVAAAPRPERRRVAEPVQKGRTDCVLYWDPECHMVEMGYHIPDMNHPDAEPLSILGYILGYGMTGRLYRSLVDAGPATDVWASPETRLMPSLFNVGAEGKPGTPPEALTEALLREAEAVKRGSVTPEEIEKAILRTGADIIYDNASFVGLGETLGFAQVTGGWRRFDSSFDKLYSVTPEDVTRVAKTYLDETNLTVARSGSGAGSFVSVPAPRLLPEPEAPAAEPPAAAPDTRPARRALDNGMTVIAMQRSSSPSIALTGHFTGGSAGDKYAAALMAQLLLRGSENYSARETAGMLEDAGAELEFARSSELIKVSGKCLAGDAPLLLSALSEAVRRPVFPGEELEKVRKEALAELGYNRALPGYMAANRFYHLAVPPGDPRYACLPDEAEERIRACGRADVERVRQRLLRPDSFTLVLCGDIEPEEAFRLAEKYFGDWRKPGFPREPLPSVEGRRRCPFTRISLPMEGRSEVRVVFGYPVDISKLHPDYAALSIADHILGGGSIGSRLGSLIREESGLAYGIGSAFSGYLLDNVWTCSFGTHPDKLEEALDKLLGAIDLFRREGAAEEEVVSAVNHITGREKRLLSVNAGMCAALETGELRGLGADFPWKIAEYYSAATPEKVSEMAARYFTAAEGLLVCAGALK; encoded by the coding sequence ATGAAAAGACGGTTCTCTGTCACTGCGGGCACTAAGGAATTCACCCTGGACAACGGCCTGACGGTGCTCCTCAAGGAGGACCGGTCGGCCCCTCTCGTCACCTGTCAGCTCTGGTTTGCGGCGGGAGCCGCCGACGAGCCCGAGGGCCTCTGGGGGGCGGCTCATCTCATAGAGCATCTCCTCTTCAGGAGCACCCGGGATTTTCCCGACGGGGAGCTGACGAGGCGGCTGAGGCTGGCGGGAGGCGCCGAAAACGCCGCCACCGGCCACGACTACACCTACTACTGGACGGCCCTGCCCTCCGAGAGCCTTGAGCTGGCTCTGGCGGGCATGGGCGGCAGGTTTTTCCCCCTGTTCCGGGAGGATGAGCTCAAAAAGGAGCTGGGGATAGTGCTGTCGGAGATGGAAGGGGAGGAGGACGACCCGGCCGGCAGCCTCTACAGGCTGATGCTGCGGAAGGCCTACTCTGTCAGCCCCTACGGCCGGCCGGTCATAGGCCGCCGGGAGGACCTGGAGAGCATGACGCCCGAGGGGCTCCGGAGCTTTTTTGACAGATATTATACGCCCTCCAACGCCGCCCTGGTGCTGGTGGGGGACACGGACGAGGCCCGCGCTCTCGGACTGGCGGAAAAATATTTCGGCGGCGTGGCCGCCGCTCCCCGGCCGGAAAGGCGCCGGGTCGCGGAGCCGGTCCAGAAGGGCAGGACGGACTGCGTCCTCTACTGGGACCCCGAGTGCCACATGGTGGAAATGGGCTATCACATCCCCGACATGAATCATCCCGACGCGGAGCCCCTGTCCATACTGGGCTATATCCTGGGCTACGGCATGACCGGCAGGCTCTACCGGTCCCTGGTGGACGCGGGTCCTGCCACCGACGTGTGGGCTTCCCCGGAGACCAGGCTCATGCCCTCCCTGTTCAACGTGGGAGCCGAGGGCAAGCCGGGGACGCCGCCGGAGGCGCTGACGGAGGCTCTGCTGCGGGAGGCGGAGGCCGTGAAGCGGGGCTCCGTGACTCCCGAAGAGATCGAAAAGGCCATTCTGCGCACCGGCGCGGACATCATCTATGACAACGCGTCCTTTGTGGGCCTGGGGGAGACTCTGGGCTTTGCCCAGGTGACGGGAGGCTGGCGCCGGTTCGACAGCTCCTTTGACAAGCTGTATTCCGTGACGCCCGAGGACGTGACCCGGGTGGCGAAGACCTATCTGGACGAGACCAATCTCACCGTGGCCCGGAGCGGCTCCGGGGCGGGGAGCTTCGTGTCCGTCCCGGCTCCCCGGCTGCTGCCGGAGCCGGAGGCCCCCGCCGCCGAGCCGCCGGCGGCTGCGCCGGACACCCGTCCCGCCAGACGGGCGCTGGACAACGGCATGACGGTGATAGCCATGCAGCGCTCTTCTTCCCCGTCCATAGCCCTGACGGGCCACTTTACCGGCGGCTCCGCCGGGGACAAATACGCCGCAGCGCTGATGGCCCAGCTGCTCCTGCGGGGCAGCGAAAACTATTCGGCCCGGGAAACGGCGGGGATGCTGGAGGACGCGGGAGCCGAGCTGGAATTTGCCCGTTCCTCCGAGCTCATCAAGGTGTCGGGCAAATGCCTGGCGGGCGACGCGCCCCTGCTGCTGTCGGCGCTGTCCGAGGCGGTCAGGAGGCCCGTGTTCCCCGGGGAGGAGCTGGAGAAGGTCAGAAAGGAAGCCCTGGCGGAGCTGGGCTACAACAGGGCCCTGCCCGGGTATATGGCGGCCAACCGCTTCTATCACCTGGCAGTGCCCCCGGGGGACCCCCGTTACGCCTGTCTGCCCGACGAGGCGGAGGAGCGCATCCGAGCCTGCGGGAGGGCTGACGTGGAAAGGGTCCGGCAGCGGCTGCTGCGCCCGGACAGCTTTACTCTGGTCCTCTGCGGCGACATAGAGCCGGAGGAAGCCTTCCGGCTGGCGGAGAAGTATTTCGGCGATTGGCGGAAGCCCGGCTTTCCCCGGGAGCCCCTGCCCTCCGTGGAGGGCCGCCGGCGGTGCCCCTTTACCCGGATATCGCTGCCCATGGAGGGCAGGTCCGAGGTGAGGGTGGTGTTTGGCTATCCGGTGGACATCTCCAAGCTGCACCCGGATTACGCCGCCCTGAGCATCGCCGATCACATACTGGGAGGCGGCTCCATAGGCAGCAGGCTGGGAAGCCTGATCAGGGAGGAGTCGGGGCTGGCCTACGGCATAGGCAGCGCCTTTTCGGGCTATCTGCTGGACAACGTGTGGACCTGCTCCTTCGGCACTCATCCGGACAAGCTGGAGGAGGCTCTGGACAAGCTGCTGGGAGCCATAGACCTGTTCCGGCGGGAGGGAGCCGCCGAAGAAGAGGTGGTCTCTGCCGTCAACCATATCACGGGCAGGGAAAAAAGGCTGCTGTCGGTGAATGCGGGCATGTGCGCCGCTCTCGAGACCGGCGAGCTGAGGGGCCTGGGCGCGGACTTCCCCTGGAAGATAGCCGAATATTACAGCGCCGCCACTCCGGAAAAGGTGTCGGAGATGGCCGCCCGGTATTTCACCGCGGCGGAAGGGCTGCTGGTCTGCGCGGGAGCCCTGAAATGA
- a CDS encoding zinc ribbon domain-containing protein, with the protein MPVYEYRCAGCGKKFTLLLSASRRDEPHPCPHCGSGETGLVISMFRPYKSHTEVLDRLDAKFRSIDMNDPGSMKAAVKEMGGYLRDEASTGKEYSDMGRMLDKAEKEIDDHAEHSGK; encoded by the coding sequence ATGCCTGTATATGAATATCGCTGCGCCGGCTGCGGCAAAAAGTTTACTCTGCTGCTCTCCGCTTCCCGGAGAGACGAGCCCCATCCCTGTCCCCATTGCGGGTCCGGGGAGACCGGCCTCGTCATATCCATGTTCCGTCCCTACAAGTCCCACACGGAGGTGCTGGACCGGCTGGACGCCAAGTTCAGGTCCATCGACATGAACGACCCCGGCTCCATGAAGGCGGCGGTGAAGGAGATGGGAGGCTACCTCAGAGACGAGGCCTCCACCGGCAAGGAATACTCCGATATGGGCAGGATGCTGGACAAGGCGGAAAAAGAAATAGACGACCATGCCGAGCACAGTGGCAAATGA
- a CDS encoding phosphoenolpyruvate carboxykinase (ATP) encodes MNISGLIGKVSVFVAGLHRMPNSAPLSGEEAGALAVPFGVRTRSGGVNFISSLKVLSTAQTVYIDTGMEEMSYATQKKKDIGATLEKTLGELFGYLGRCPLGYTDGELGSGAGFGASCRLFVSMCSPAGARLNYMFSRMTFPPRGREPSLTVVAVPEWPEKDRQVLVFREIGVTVILGSDYYGEIKNAFLRMAVASNPDPGFHAATKLVRVPDAGGEMKNVGVVFFGISSTGKTTHACHDHGVGRLGGSAGILQDDLVFWQSDGVMAGTENGFYFRTDKLSGVSQPILWEAANSPEAIMENVAVDYRGDVWYDDKTVTGNGHCVVPRSAMPGCGGSINLPPPSQLDRTVFFFMTKNFTVIPILSRLSCEQAAVAYMLTDPFDAVGSEIGKLDGRGGVSAVAVGMGKSRDRINTFYSKLRANPAIECYMLNNGGVGELVDTGLDGGRRVRRKVTRISIPEISAVILGVLRGSVTWKEDPNWMCDVPASIEGVDLSRYDLDAHYDQSRIDMLVAEVRSERRSFASRYEGLDDNILDSIEG; translated from the coding sequence ATGAATATATCCGGCCTTATAGGCAAGGTCTCAGTATTTGTCGCCGGCCTGCACCGCATGCCCAACTCCGCGCCTCTCTCCGGGGAGGAAGCCGGGGCCCTGGCTGTCCCCTTTGGGGTCCGGACGCGGTCGGGCGGGGTGAACTTTATCTCTTCCCTGAAGGTGCTGTCCACCGCCCAGACGGTGTATATAGACACGGGCATGGAGGAGATGAGCTACGCCACCCAGAAGAAAAAGGACATAGGAGCCACCCTGGAAAAGACTCTGGGGGAGCTCTTCGGCTATCTGGGCAGGTGTCCTCTGGGCTACACCGACGGCGAGCTGGGCAGCGGAGCCGGCTTCGGAGCCTCCTGCCGGCTGTTCGTTTCAATGTGCAGTCCCGCAGGGGCCCGTCTGAACTATATGTTTTCCCGCATGACCTTTCCGCCCCGGGGCCGGGAGCCGTCCCTGACGGTGGTGGCGGTCCCCGAGTGGCCCGAAAAGGACAGGCAGGTGCTGGTGTTCAGGGAAATAGGCGTGACCGTCATCCTGGGCTCCGACTATTACGGCGAGATAAAAAACGCTTTTCTGCGCATGGCCGTGGCCTCCAATCCCGACCCGGGCTTTCACGCCGCCACCAAGCTGGTGAGGGTCCCGGATGCCGGCGGTGAGATGAAAAACGTGGGGGTGGTGTTTTTCGGCATATCCTCCACGGGCAAGACCACCCACGCCTGTCACGATCACGGGGTGGGCCGGCTGGGAGGCAGCGCCGGCATCCTGCAGGACGACCTGGTGTTCTGGCAGAGCGACGGGGTCATGGCGGGCACCGAAAACGGCTTTTATTTCCGCACGGACAAGCTCTCCGGGGTGTCGCAGCCCATATTGTGGGAGGCGGCCAATTCCCCCGAGGCCATCATGGAAAACGTGGCGGTGGACTACCGGGGCGACGTGTGGTATGACGACAAGACGGTCACGGGCAACGGCCACTGCGTGGTCCCCAGGAGCGCCATGCCCGGCTGCGGCGGCTCCATCAACCTGCCCCCGCCCTCGCAGCTGGACAGGACCGTGTTTTTCTTTATGACCAAAAATTTTACGGTGATCCCCATACTGTCCCGCCTGAGCTGCGAGCAGGCGGCGGTGGCCTATATGCTCACGGACCCCTTTGACGCCGTGGGCAGCGAGATAGGCAAGCTGGACGGCCGGGGCGGCGTGTCCGCGGTGGCCGTGGGGATGGGCAAGTCCCGGGACCGGATCAACACCTTTTACTCCAAGCTCAGGGCCAATCCCGCCATAGAGTGCTACATGCTCAACAACGGCGGAGTGGGGGAGCTGGTGGACACGGGGCTTGACGGCGGCAGAAGGGTCCGGCGCAAGGTGACCCGCATCTCCATACCGGAGATCAGCGCCGTCATACTGGGGGTCCTGAGGGGCTCCGTGACCTGGAAGGAGGACCCGAACTGGATGTGCGACGTGCCCGCTTCCATAGAGGGGGTGGACCTGTCCCGCTACGACCTGGACGCCCATTACGACCAGAGCCGCATAGACATGCTGGTGGCGGAGGTGCGCAGCGAGCGCCGTTCCTTTGCTTCCAGATACGAAGGCCTGGACGACAACATACTTGATTCCATAGAAGGTTAG